gaagaagctgTTGTCATCTGCTCTTCCATTATTTGGCATGGCAAATCCATGTCAACCATGGAAATGGTAACTGGGATGAAGTGGTCCTGATGGGACTGCAGCTATCTGGGCAGCCGGCTGTACAAAGGAACTCTAGTGGTAAGAAGCCTTGGGTCTAGAGGAAGGGATGCACGAGGTGGGGGGAAAGGGCTGCTGCTACAGGTCAACCAGAGAATGTGCCACTTGCATTAAGAAACTGTGTAGTGGGGGGTCTGCCTGAGGCTTCTGAATAACCCACAGGTGCATCCTGTGCATCAACATTTGGATTCTGTGAAATAAGAGGCAGAGGCATGAGGGCTTGTCTGCCTTATCCAACAGTTAACTTCAGGGAGAGTTGCTCCTCTCTGTCTAATATACTCTTCCCTTGTGGTAGCCTGGGGACACCCAGAATATAGAGAAGGCagggaaaatggagggagaataAAGAGACCACATCCTTCCCCATTTCCTGGCAAGGAAGGCCTGAGCTAGGGCCAAGCAGAACTTTGAATTAGGTGTGAGGTTGGTGTCAAATCGGACTGGCCTGGACTTTTAAGGCCTGAAATAGAGGTGTAGTTGTGAAAATGAGACTTCTCACTAAAAGTGATGGGGTGTGCCCATAATTCAGAATACGTCGTGACAGAAGGAGAGTCAACAAAATCTGGTTATAAGGCAGTGGttaaggagaaaagggaagccctTTTCTCATGGACTTAACTCATTCAATGAACTAGTTTCGCAATTAATAATTGTAAAGAAATAACCCTTAAGAAATGTTCTGAGAGTAATCTCCTGCGCATCAGCCCACCCTTGCTCTTCCAGAGAGTACAGACTGGCTGTCACAGGCTGTCTCCCAAATGGGCCATTTTCCTCAGCCTCTGTGGGGCTCTTTCctgaactaaaaaacaaaaccaaaaaacctcgaaaaacaaaacccaaaaagcaAACCGCAACAAACTAGGGCACACATACTAAATGATCACATGTTTTAAATGGTTTCAATATGTTTCCCACAAAGTATTGTTGACATTGAAAATACagcattttgacatttttatactaGAATTAAATAAAACCTACATTTTTGTTGCATATGAAGACATTCACTCATTTCAAACATATGAAAGCTCTATTATAAgaggttttttcatttttttgtttgtttgtttagacaaAGATTTTCTATCTCCAGGAATCCTCTGTTGAACTCTTTCAGATACCAGTTTGAGAAAGAAGGTGCTTACTTCAAGGTTACCGAGGAGTCTCACAGAACCCAAAGTCTGAACTCCAAGGATGTATGGAAGCGAGACAGTCAACAGCTCAAACTTTCTCTGTCTAATCTCTCTACCCAGACCAATTAGCTGTAGTGAGAGTGCTAATGAGGATCAAGGAATTCCTCGCCTCAAGACCACTATCCAGAAGGATGGTGTATTGGCCTACTTGGGCTGCCATAAACAGCAGGAATTTACGTCCCACAGTTCTGAAgcctggaagtcccagattcaagtGTCAGCAGGTTTGGTGCCTGCTGAGGCCTCTCTCACTGGCATGTAGATGGCTGCCCTCCCACTGGGTCGTCAGATGGCCTTCTCTCTGTGCGCACACATTGGTGTAGCTCTTTCTCTTCTGATAAGATCATCATTCCTATTGGAATAGGGCTCCACCCTGAtgaccttaattacctctttcaAGTCCCTGTCTCCAGATGTAGTCATATTCTAACGTTccgggggttagggcttcaacctaTAAATTCTGGAGAGGATGCAATTCAATCTATAACAAATGACTATGCagataaattgaaaaatattgggACAGAGATTTTCAGTTGTCTCAATATTCATTCTCCCTTTATTTACTACTAGAATATGTGAGCTTTAATCAGGGCAACCCAGCTAGAGATGACATTTCCCAGCCTTCCTTACAGCTTGATGTGGACATGTGACTAAATTCAGGGCAATGAGATGTAGCTGGAAGGTAAATGCCATTCTGGGTCATGTCTTTAAGAAAGATAGGTCATGTCTTTCCACCGAAAACAAGGTAAGAATTGGAGGAACCATCTAATACCTGGAATTAAAGCCACAGGTTGATGACGTGCCCTCAATTCTGCTGTTTTGTTTGGCTCAAGTCAGCCTTTTACCAAGTCCTGGACAAAGTCTTCAAACAAAGGCAATTCAAATGTATTGATGCATCTGTTATGTGAGAGAAAAGTAAACTTCCACCTTGTTTAAACTACTATACTTTTGGACCTATCGATATAGCATCTTCATCTGCATCCTcatgaatacagacatttacaacATACAAGCAGTGTGTGGGTGGTAGAGTGAGGGGGAAAGAACATTACGagtcacaaaaaaaccccaagtcCCAAGATTCTTAGTTTAAGGAAGTTGGCCTTGTTCACTGTTTTAGAAAAGCTGATTACAGCCAAGAATTGTATCCAGTTTGTGAATGGACATCAAGCAATATTAAAATGAGGACAAGTTCAGAGGAATTCAGCTAGCATTTCTTAGCTTTATTtgcccattttcatttttttattttgttgttattttaaaagacaaaaatggagCTATCAGACTGGATTCCTTGAGTGTGCTGACAATAACCCAAAGCAAGTGTTTTAGACTTTATCTGAGAAAGATGGTTAGATATGATGTTTTTtacatggaaattttttaaaaaatcacattttaaggaaAGTTTTAACATATCAATGGAAAAAACTGAGCACCAGATTTTCTCTGAAAACCAGTTTGTCAAAAGAGACACAATCAACACCTAATTTTATAGTAACGTACAAATGGTCTTTCCTCTTTATGAATGAGTTTGAGCAAAACTTTGAGTTTGACCGCTACCTCTTTCCATTCTCTGTCACTTGTAATAGTGGACTGATCAAAAAAGCAAGAGGAAAAGCAAAGCACCTGAAATACACTCTGACCAGCACTtccacccccaccagcatggCTGCAAAGATAAGCATTTTTGGATTCAGCCAATAATGATCTGTGGATTATTAACAACACCTCCTTTATTTCAATAGTGAGCTGACTGTAGTGAAATACAGAGCCACAaagatatgattttattttaatactggTCTGTCAAGCCAGAGTCCATATTCTACAGATGAATAGGAGAAATTAGGTTTATACTTTCTAAGTAATGTAATTGCAGCGGGATTCAGTAGATGGCACCAAAGAGCCCCGCCCCcaacatgaaataaatatttgaggaagTAGTTGAATTCTCTTCTACAGACTGCCAGTGAGACCTACGGATAGATTGTTTGGTAAGCAATATCTTTTTAACAATtattctataaaagaaaataatggtatGAACCATTGGACACAAAAATCTCAGTCTCTATGATTAGGTCTTGAGTGTTTTTCTAAGGGGATCATTTCTGATATGTACTTACTGTGGTTTGAGCTAGCATTTGTTTATCGTTTCTTTGTAGTCAGAGAAAAGGTtttcttgtgtatgtgtgtttgtgtgtgtgtgtgtctgtgtgttttgtttttttctttgaatggcACTCACCTCAAGCATTATTTGTTTGCAAGAGATCTATTTGAGTTGGGAGATGAGTATTTGGGTCACACACATATTCTCACGATTATTTTATGGAGCTGCTAGTTGTTGACTTCAGGTGCCACTGCTCTACATCCCGACCCTTTCCATCCATCTCTTTGCAATAGGAACGCTGAGGAAAATAGGACATAGGTAAATTACTCCTGGGGGCAATGCTGCCTATGTCTCCTCTGTGTTCATGGGCAGGTTTATTTTAGTTTCTTCCCTGGGCTGTTTCCGTAAGctattcttttctgctttctcagaCCACTGAAACCATTCTGTGGTGTTCCTGATCGGGTGGAATTGTAAGTTTCAAATATGTTTCCTAGGCTTCACCCAATTCGATCAAAAGAGTTGAAAgggagtgcatttttttttttaaagaaaagttcacAAAGCCACATAGGAAACGAAGCAGAAAAGATCTTGAACTAATTCCAATCCTTTCAATCTGTGGTTAATAGCTATTGGCCTGATGCAGAGAAGACTCACTTAGTATTTGCAGACTGATCTCAATGGGCTAGATAGACTGTGTGGTatcattaattaaaaacaatcaaaGTCCCGATTTGATGCCTCCAAAATCTTCAAACAAAGGCAATTCAAATGTATTGATGCATCATATCATATACTTGGAAGCTAAACTTAACATAATTATGGAAATTGACATAGAGATACTTTTATACTTTCAAATTAAAACTTCCTTTTACTAATCAACTTAGCAAGTGACCATTCTATTTGGTTGGTAAAATAGTTTTGAGATTCTAACATATATGAGATTTAGTGCTGGTTATTAGGACTTGGATGAAAAATACTGATTTTCACTGATTTAGCAAGTTtggtttatataatttaaagatTCTGTAAGTACCTAAAACTCAGTTTCTCATATGTACAATACTTTGACTCCTTAATTACAGAATTAAAGATGGTTTGATCAACTGAGTACTTCAAATTAATGACTATCAATGGAAGGGCAAAATGGAAGTTGGGCAAATAGAAGATAGCGGGGTCAATTAATTTTACTAGATATAAAGTTGAAGCCATGTTTTCATTAATGCTTGGAGATAGACAGCTTTATCGGTTTAAATCTTTGTGGTGATTGCTGTTGTTAAAGAAATGAGGGCAGCTTTGGTCTTGTGGTGGAGGGTTCACTGTGCGCCCTCATGTTCACGCATGGGGTCCTGTCTCTGACCCTGGTCTCTCTGGTCACTCTCTCAATACCATTCCTAACCATACTGATCAATAACCGCCTTGAGCTGTGGAGTTGGCCAGAAGGTAGAGAGATCCTCAGAGTTGGACTCAGGTTTAGGAATAAGTAAAAAAACCATTTGGTCCTTAAGCCCAAACCACTTATACTTTGACTTAATTTTACCACATAGTTCTGTTTTTGAGATATTAGGCATTGGCCCAAGCAGTAATTGAGAATTATTTTGATTCTCATATAAGTACTTCTCTTTGTGTGAGTAGACCTTTCAggaagctggggggaggggggagaagaattGGGAAATTTCTGGGACATTCAGCCAAATACAATTGATGTCACGGAAATGCCACATTTACTTTTAACATGCATTTAATGTGTGTGCCCCGTTCCTTGCACAGAGTCTTCATGAGTGATGATGGAGGGGGTGGTACCGGGCCATCGCCCATATTAGGAGAAATCAGGATGACAAGGGATTATTTGGCATCTCTACAAAAGGGTAAGTTCAAGCAATGTTTCAAAAAAGCAGGTACGTTTGCATGTCTAACTTGGGAAGCTTTTGGAGGGCAGGGTTGTTTCTGAGACTAGAATTCTAGTCATCCTTTGGTATGCATGAGGGATTGTTCCAGGACCCCCCTCATATGCCAAAATCCTGGGATGCTcaagtctctgatataaaatggcatagtatttgcatataagCTAAGCACATTCTCccatatactttaaatcatctttAGATTACTTTTAATAACTAATACCATGTAGAtgctatgtaaatagttgttatattGTTGAGGGAATAATGACCAGAAAAAAAGGATCTGTACATGTTCAATAGAGATGCAACCATCTTAGGCCTAACAACATAGTATACATGTCAGCAATACTATAACATTTTTTTAGAGTGCTTTTGATCTGGGGTTGCTTGAATTTGTGGATGCAGCATCTGGTGATATGAAAGGccagctgtattttttttaatttttttaatttattcattttagagaggagagagagagaaagagagagagagagagaaggggggaggagctggaagcatcaactcccatatgtgccttgaccaggcaagcccagggttttgaactggcgacctcagcattccaggtcgacactttatccactgtgccaccacaggtcaggcaagccagcTGTATTTAGGTCCTTTTGTGCCCACTGAGAGATGTGAGGGGATATGTGAAGAGGAATTTGACTCTTTGCTGATGATACTTATAGTTTGCTTGTCTAATGCAGTTTATAAGATTTTGAATAAGATCTTTGCAAGATCTGTGTAACCATATAGCACCAGCTCAAAATGTCTCTGGGGGTGAGGGGTATGTCACTCTCTAGGGTTTATCCCAACAAACTCCCTTTGGTCTCATGTGCCATTGGCATGGtggtaacaaaagaaaacagtatcTGAACTATAATGAGTTGATAATTAGTACAATAAGCATaacctagaacaggggttgggaacctttttggctgagagagccatgaacgccatatattttcaaatgtaattccttgagagccatacaatatgtttaacactaaatacaagtaaatgtgtgcattttatgtaagaccaacacttttaaagtacaataagtctctgaattctttttaataatgttgttatgctgttgctagccaatgatgaataaagtactttttaccattaatgcgacttctggtgctgcatggtttgctgatggctttgtagtctggttgatacgtggtgaggttaagcatCATGCAGgctttgagacttccatccattaaatgtgatcgtaggttggtcttaacgttccttagatgtgagaaagactgctcacatgcatacgtagagccaaacatggtcagtacagcaatactcacacgctgcagtgtgtggtatgtgacagaagcgcgttccaagttttgacgatcagctggtccgcgggttgaagttttttcatttctccccacttgtgtttgcttgccaactctgcttgctgtcgtgcaagtctttccaaatcttcattcagtgacttgaacttattcacccacatgtctaaggccttcaggtcagcagcttgtagctcagaatctctgatggagacactggggatgtaactcaggtcgacgccgtccactgcacactcatgtggatgggtgatgaacttaaaaagacgagtgagctcacgaaattctccaaagagtgctttgaatgacttcagattagatgtgaagcccactagctgctggtgatcaagatgttgagcagggtcacttgctgtgcatgcatctttaaactctcccagtttttcaaagggtAGTAaataacctgtttcaatgtcttcGATGAAgatttccagcttgttttcaaatgcgaacactgcttgttgaagggataagactgtatttccaacaccttgcattttcacattgagctggttcagatgttcaatcatgtccatgagatagtagaacttcaggagccagtgttagctaactcaggatgcttgacatttttcatttcaagaaaagtccagattttgatCAGACaagcaaaacggctgagcaccttccctcttgacaaccagcgcatattgctgtgcagaagcagaccaggataattattcccaacttcatcaagcagtgttttaaactggcgatcatttaaagctcgggtaataataaagttgaccacccgaatgaccagcgacatcacctcaccaagctgctcgccacacatctgagcacaaagcgcctcctgatgtaggatgcagtgaaaacttaggatgggtctcttttcatgttcacaaagaagtgctacaaatcatctgtttttccccaccatgcacggagcaccatcagtacacacggaaataagtttattcattggtagatttttttctttagcgaactcagtgaaagacttgaataaatcctcccctcttgttgtctctttcataggcaaaacagcaagactttcctcacgtagtgtgtcactgacagcataccttgcaatcatgctgaactaggataaatggctatgtctgttgactcatccaaagtgagagagaagaatggtgctgcatttatgtccttcactgtgttgcctcaatttgatttgccatcatgatggtacgattgtgaacagttcttgccaatagaggcatgtcttttattcgtttgattatcttgtctttatccgaaaagtagtcaaaaagttcattggcaacatcaagcatgaatgttttggcatactccccatctgtgaatggctttccatttctcacaattgctaaagcaccagcaaggTTAGCCAaattctagtcaccttgttgggtccaaacacagagttgctgctgactagtttgcattctgcacagtagctcttgacatgctttcttcctgctgtcccccgctggatatttcaatgcaaatatagtatggtgtgtgtcgaagtgctgctttatattagactgtttcatcaatgcaattttatcattgcatattagacacactgcagaacctgctctctccacaaaggtgaattcctctgtccattcctgctgaaaagtacgatacctctcatcttttttttcttttagccatcttcttcatcaaaagagtttctgcaattagctagctgactacttgattaaaaggagggaggtttacttcctgacctcacaatgacccatgtacgtcatgcattattcaataaaaatttggtgttgtcccggaggacagctgtgattggctctagccacccacaaccatgaacatgagcggtaggaaatgaatggattgtaatacatgagaatgttttatatttttaacgttattattattttttattaaagatttgtctgcaagccagatgcagtcatcaaaagagccacatctggcttgcgagccataggttcccaacccctgacctagaaCAAAAACACTTCATAAGGAATAAATACAAATcgaatgaatgaatttaaaaagttttctgaataagagagagggggaaacTGTTCCCATTCTCAAAACCTTTCACTGCTTACTGTTCCCTCATCACTGTCAGGATATAATCCCAACTCCTGGCAATAATCTAGACCCTGTGTGACCTTTGCCCTGGCTCCTCtcatcctcactcatttcatgctAACATTGACTtcctcactgtgcctcagacaaATCAGCCTCACTTCCATCTCAGGACCTTTCCACTTGCCTTTTTCTTCACCAGAAATGCTTTTCCCCCAGATCTGCATTCTGGTTTCTACCACAATGCAATCTTTTCAGAAAGGCCCTCCTTGACTATCCATCTTAAAACAACCATTATCAACCACTGTTACGTACCTGCCGTTATTCTTGATTAATTTACcttgttttatctttttgtatAGAATTTAGCACTACATGAAAGTACATTTAgtcacttatttgtttatttcatgtCTCCCTACGAGATAATAAATGCTCTGTGTTAATTAGAATCTTAATTGTTCACTGCTTTATCTCCAGTTCCtaaaagatggccaataggttgtcaataaatacttattgaataaataaatgtattttgagaAACCCTTTACTGTGATCTAAATACCTTTTGAATGAGACCAAAGTTAGGCAAAAAAACATGTGTAGATAATAAAAGGTAATGTGAAAAGGGCCCAAATTCAACCACACAGGAAGGAAACACTTAAGAAGCCACCAGAAAGCATATGTCAAAGGTAGAAAGTACACCAGCTGTGTCTACCTCGCTTGAGTTCTAAGTGATGTTGGGAGGGTTGGGTTCAGAAGACTTTGTGAATACGTAAAACcatctgtattagtttcctgtagctgatataataaattactataaacttagtagcttaaaacaataaaaatgtattttctcatggttctggagaccagaagaccaaaatcaaggtgtcagcaaggctgtatctctctggctctctagggccttttccagcttctggtggctgtcaTCATTCTTTACATTGTAGCTGGGTCACTCCAacttctgcctctgtcttcatatGACCTTCTCTTCTGTGTCTCTGTTGTCTGTTCTTTTGTCCCTGTCAAAtacctctctgactctttcttataaggacacccgTCATTGGATTTAAGGACCACCTGGATAATCCCGGATGATAtcctcatctcaagatccttaattatCTCTTCGAAGaccatttttttccaaataaggtaccATTCATAGTTTTTGGAGATTGTTAGGTTAAGTGGTAGACATATCTATTGTGGGGGGCACCATTCAAGCCAATGCACCATAGAGGTAGTATAGTtatgtataaatatgtgtatatgtccCTGGTTTTAGGTTGTGTGACTCCAAAGAATGTAGCCTTCATTTTATGactctctaataaaaatgtttaatgttagCCAGGCCTAATTTAATGCAATCATTTAATGTGGATTTTCCCCCCTAGGTTGTATCTGTATCAAGATGCTCTGAAGAATAGCAACTATCCTTAGGAATGTCTGGTGTTACAAAATGACCAGAACTAATTCTACCATCTTCCATTTTGCCATCATCTCCATGTTAATATTTGAGATCAAAATCCAATTATCCGATGAAAGTGAATGTTTAGTTGACAGATCAAAGAGTGGTCTCATCCATGTTCCTAAAGACCTATCCCCGAAAACAACAATCTTAAATATATCACACAACAATATATCTGAGCTTTGGACTTCTGACATCCGATCATTATCAAAGCTGAGGATTTTGATAATTTCTCATAACGAAATCCAATATCTTAACATCAGTGTTTTCAAATTTAATCAGGAATTGGAATACTTGGATTTGTCCCACAACAAGTTGGAGAAGATTTTTTGCCACCCTTCTGTGAACCTCAAACACTTAGACCTCTCTTTTAATGCATTTGATGCCCTGCCCATGTGCAAAGAGTTTGGCAACATGTCTCAACTAGAATTTCTGGGTTTGAGTGCCACACACTTCCAAAAATCTAGTGTATTGCCAATTGCTCATTTGCATATCAGTAAGATTTTACTGGTCTTAGGAGACCTTTACTGGGAAGAAGAAGACCCTGGGAGCCTTCCAGATCTTAACACAGAGAGTCTGCACATTGTTTTTCCCGCAGGAAAGGAATTCCACTTTCCTTTGGATGTGTCAGCCGGCACTGCAGTAAATTTGGAACTGTCCAATATCAAATGTGAGCTGGATGATCATGGATGTTCTTATTTCTTGAATGTTCTGTCAGAACTTCAAAAGAATTCAAGGTTATCCAATCTTACTTTATACAACGTTGAAGCAACATGGTACTCTCTCATGATGATATTCCAGTGGGTTTGGCATACAGGCATAGAATATTTCTCAATTTCAAATGTGAGGCTGCAAGGTGACTTTAAAGTCAGAGAGTTTGATTATTCCAACACTTCACTGAAGGCCTTGTCTATATACCATGTTGTCAGCGAAGTGTTCAGTTTGTCACAAGGTTATATCTATAAGATCTTTTCAAATATGAACATCCAGAATTTTACGGTGTCTGGTACACCCATGGTCCACATGGTCTGTCCATCTCAAGTGAGCCCATTTCTGCATTTGGATTTTTCCAATAATCTCTTAACAGACACAGTTTTTAACAATTGTAAAACATTGGTGAGGTTGGAGACATTTAgtttacaaatgaataaattaaaaaagcttGCAAATATAGCTCATATGACCGAGCAGATGAAGTCTCTACAACAATTAGATATAAGCCAGAATGCTCTAAGATATGATGAAAATGAAGGATATTGCCCTTGGACTATAAGTTTATTAAGTTTAAATATGTCTTCAAATATACTTACTGACTCTGTATTCAGTTGTTTACCTCCCGGGGTCAAGGTTCTTGATCTTCACAGTAACAGAATAACCAGCATCCCTGAAAATGTCACCAGCCTGGAAACTTTGCAAGAACTCAATGTTGCTTTCAATTTCTTAGCCCAACTTCCCGGATGTGGTGCCTTTAGCAGGCTTTCTGTACTGATCATTGACTATAATTCAATTTCCAACCCATCGGCTCATTTCTTCCAGAGCTGCCAGAATATTAGGTCCATAAATGCAGGGAACAACCCATTCCAATGTACATGTGAGCTAAGAGAATTTGTCCAAAGTATAGGCCAAGTATCAAGTGCAGTGCTAGAGGCTTGGCCTGACTCTTATAAGTGTGATTATCCAGAAAGCTATAAGGGAACCCTATTAAAGAACTTTCATATGTCTCCATTATCCTGCAACATAGCTCTGTTGATTGTCACCATTGGGGTCACTGGGCTGGTATTGGCTGTTACTATGACTGTCCTCTGTATCTATTTTGATCTGCCCTGGTATCTCAGGATGGTGTGTCAATGGACCCAGACCCGGCACAGGGCTAGGAACACAGTTTTAGACAAACTCCAAAACACTTTCCATTTCCATGCTTTTATTTCATACAGTGAACACGATTCTGCCTGGGTAAAGAATGAATTACTACCAAACATTGAAAAAGAAGATATACGGATTTGTCTTCATGAGCGAAACTTTGTTCCTGGCAAGAGCATTGTGGAAAATATCATAAACTGCATTGAGAAAAGTTACAAGTCTATCTTTGTTTTGTCTCCCAACTTTGTTCAGAGCGAGTGGTGCCATTATGAACTCTACTTTGCCCACCACAACCTCTTTCATGAAGGATCTAATAACTTAATTCTAATCTTGCTGGAACCCATTCCAAAGTATTCCATTCCCAGCAGCTATCACCAACTCAAAACTCTCATGGCACAGCGAACTTATTTGGAATGGCCAAAGGAAAAGAGTAAACGTGGACTTTTTTGGGCTAACCTAAGAGCATCCATTTACATTAAGTTGATAGAGCaagcaaaagaaacagaacataTATGCATCTAAATATATTCCTCTTTTCACTGTGTGGCTTTTGGAAGTTCAACAATGAGTTTATTTTACATCAACTAAAATCTAAACAtgattttgaatttataaaatagatttaaCAATGTGTACTTTCAGGCTCAAGTTTATCAGTTATCTTtggtaataaaaaggaataaaatgatataattttgatATAAGAAGTTAATTTCTAACATGAGGGATTCAATTGTTTCTTTGCTAGGACTGAATTCATTGAATTTATCATGTAATTAAGAGAAGTACCtatttaaaagaaatcagagagagAAGCACCTGTTCAAATAATTTTGATGATGTATGTTCCCGTGTGCCAGGGTTAATGTTAGAAAACTCCATGCCTATTAGGTATCTGGGTTTGTATAGCAGATTTTGTATAGCTGTTGGTGTGTTTTTCATTCCCACCCAGCATTCACCTTTACCTGTTGAAGGCTGCTTATTGCTAATGATGGTGGCTCTTTGCCTGAAGGGCTTTCTTTCTGGCCACGAGGATCCACGAGACCCTCAAAGCAGGCAATTCAGAAGTGCTGGAGGCTGTCTTTGGAAAccaatgtcagaaagagaattggCAGACAAATACCTGAACGTTATCACCCATTTTGGAGGATGAATCTGGGAGTGTACTCCATTCCCTAGTACCACAGAATTCTGATTCTCCATTGTAGAAAACAACTTGAGAAAGCATTCTTTATTGGGTTCCTTTTTATTCCTATCTCACATCCTCATTCCTTTAAGGGTGTTTCCTGCGATTAGCTGGAATAAATGACTTGTAATTAAATACTTGTCTCAGGGTCTGCCTCTGGCAGAACCCAAACCAAAAAGTATGCTACATCTCAGGCCAAATGGAAATTCTGAGTCTGCTTTTCTGTGGCTGGAGATCTTGCTGAGATTCTAGTTGTTTGAACTGGCATTCTTGAGAGCCTTTGCTCTCTTGGTCAGAGAAGGAATGTAGTTGATGTATACTGTTTTTCTATAGATAGCATCTCTGTCTTTCGGGAACTATTAAAATAGGGCATGGACAGTCTGGGGCAATGCAAGAAAGGGGCTCTATTAGATATtgtccagatttttttaa
The sequence above is drawn from the Saccopteryx bilineata isolate mSacBil1 chromosome 5, mSacBil1_pri_phased_curated, whole genome shotgun sequence genome and encodes:
- the TLR1 gene encoding toll-like receptor 1, which gives rise to MTRTNSTIFHFAIISMLIFEIKIQLSDESECLVDRSKSGLIHVPKDLSPKTTILNISHNNISELWTSDIRSLSKLRILIISHNEIQYLNISVFKFNQELEYLDLSHNKLEKIFCHPSVNLKHLDLSFNAFDALPMCKEFGNMSQLEFLGLSATHFQKSSVLPIAHLHISKILLVLGDLYWEEEDPGSLPDLNTESLHIVFPAGKEFHFPLDVSAGTAVNLELSNIKCELDDHGCSYFLNVLSELQKNSRLSNLTLYNVEATWYSLMMIFQWVWHTGIEYFSISNVRLQGDFKVREFDYSNTSLKALSIYHVVSEVFSLSQGYIYKIFSNMNIQNFTVSGTPMVHMVCPSQVSPFLHLDFSNNLLTDTVFNNCKTLVRLETFSLQMNKLKKLANIAHMTEQMKSLQQLDISQNALRYDENEGYCPWTISLLSLNMSSNILTDSVFSCLPPGVKVLDLHSNRITSIPENVTSLETLQELNVAFNFLAQLPGCGAFSRLSVLIIDYNSISNPSAHFFQSCQNIRSINAGNNPFQCTCELREFVQSIGQVSSAVLEAWPDSYKCDYPESYKGTLLKNFHMSPLSCNIALLIVTIGVTGLVLAVTMTVLCIYFDLPWYLRMVCQWTQTRHRARNTVLDKLQNTFHFHAFISYSEHDSAWVKNELLPNIEKEDIRICLHERNFVPGKSIVENIINCIEKSYKSIFVLSPNFVQSEWCHYELYFAHHNLFHEGSNNLILILLEPIPKYSIPSSYHQLKTLMAQRTYLEWPKEKSKRGLFWANLRASIYIKLIEQAKETEHICI